The following nucleotide sequence is from Manduca sexta isolate Smith_Timp_Sample1 unplaced genomic scaffold, JHU_Msex_v1.0 HiC_scaffold_141, whole genome shotgun sequence.
TTAAACaacgtgtttttattgttgctttcacaaaaataataaatgacggAAAATAAATGTTCTTGTGActaattagtataataaaaacacatccagCGGCCATACACATAGTCCCGACCCCACACAAATTCACTCCACAACAAATATTTGAGAGCCACGCTAATTTAACAGACGCAGTTAATAGGGTATTAAATCGTTCTCTCATTTATCAAGCTATTTTCACAAAACGAACCCGATCGCTTTTTTCGAGATATCTCAAAAATTAGCCAATCAGAACATTTtttatgcttacaaatgagttactttgattggttaattcttggaatcggattgaaaGTCGAGATTGGGATCGTATATTGAAAGCGGCTGTTAATGTTTCCAAATGTCACAGCTTAGCGTCGTGGCGTGACGTAAGTTAAATTTGTCGAGTTTTTCTTGACGCCGCAATGCCGAGACATGGAGATGAGTCTCGGGTCATTTGTCAGATTGACTCGATCTCGGAGTCACATTGCATTGTATAGATTACAACATACAAATTTGTAGTAAGAATGATTAATGGGCGTTGAAACAGTTAAACGTCTAATGTTTGAGGTAATCGTTGGAAGGAAGAATACGATGAATGAAATGTAAGCGTATTTTTTGTATGCATATAAATCTAACTAATATTTAAGCTGAACGTTtgttgaacgcactaatctcaggaactactaaaccgattttgattttttttcactaatttgAAGCTGCATTATAGGGTatttatcccgggaatatatttatcccggaaatccTTTCCACGTGGTCAAAGCCGCAGGTAAGGTAATTAGATATATTCATACAAGATGgactttttttacaataatattttttcaaactaTAATTTTGCTCGGTAGCGTAGTCTCATGCTCTATAATGGCAAGGACTGCTAACGAAAAGCTGTGAAAAACAATCTAAAAACTCATACTCGTTCATTTCGAATGcctttaattttagaatttactATTTTCGCTTGTCTTGGTTTGGGGTCTATAGATACTAGCAtagttttaatatcaaaaaactCGCTTAGATGTTATACTCGACCTTCTCCTTGATCCATTGATAGAGGATCGTGAACATGTAACAATATCTTTATCCGTCGCTCACGATCAACATTATTCTGTTTACCATGTCTCGTGTGTTGGTATTTTTAGACACGTGTATTCCTGCAGGACTGGTAAGTGGATAAATGTTTTCGATGACCGCCTTCGTAAAAGCCATTCTATATCTGACTTGTATGGAATCTTTGTAGTGGAAGACTTCTTTGTATTTGAGTATTGTGATTGTAATAGTATGCTCTTGTTACTGTGTACATGTTGAAATATTAAAGATCAAATTTTATAGGTAGTAAGGACGTACTACGGTTAAATATACAACTCTTCCAAACTTCTATAAAAGTTAGTTTACTGGATGGTGGTTCTAAAAGAAATGCTGTAAAAACACTATAGATTTTCCTTGAAATTGATCAATAAACTAAATAGCTAGCACAATAAAAGATTACTGGGCAAGACTTACAAAAGGGCAGGCAGAAATACTTTCACCACACTTATTTTGTACCATTTATTTTAGTAGCAGTTTAGACGGAAAACcgtcaaaatttataaaatgtatttttgtaatatttacttgCGAGATTTTCGCCTGTTCACGAAAAATCTAGTTACggaaatttaaattcatgtttACACAATGTTTTTACTTTGAACTAATGTTTGTTATAACAAACCGCACgcattacttttaaaatgcaCATGTTCAAATTGAACAATAAATTCATCTGTCCATGACGTATtgtttgaaaacataaaatcaatttactGGAGTGCAATTTGTTTGTATTGAGTATGGGTGTCATTAtgcgtgtttattttatattgcatgtttttggtaaatattataacagaTTTTTAGGCAgttaaaaaagagaaaaatgatttaagcaatattttttgaGGTTAGATGATATCATAGTCTTTTGATCTTAAAAGTTACAGGTttgattgttataaataatatgtttaaattaacttCTTTGCTGCCTATTTTCTAAAATCTgtgaatataaagaaaaagaacttaaaaattaaaatctctcCTAAAAGGTTTTGCTGTGGCCACATCGAAGAAAACCTACAATTGATATTCCGTCTTAAATATGCACTCTGTATATCAAACAAATGACAACGTCTTCCGTCATCCACAACGTAATAATCACACAACCTCTTTCAACAAATCCCTTATTCACAACGTAATAATCACTACCAAAATACCATAACTCACCACCATCTCATTTTCCAGGAAAACGTAAGTCCTGCGGCTGCGACCGCCTGAAGCACTCGGTGTACCACGAGGAGCTGTGCTCGGTGCGCGAGCGGCTCGGGCTCCGCGACTCACGCGTCAACCACCACTCGTACGACAGCCCCCCGGGACTTACTGCTAAGCAGGTAGGATttaaaattgtagattttaagcGATTTTTTTTCGGCCATGGCAAAAGTCACGCCACTGAAGTTAGTGAGTTACGAGAAATAATTATCCTTCTCCAGTCGACATAATTTGCTGGACTGTTTGAAACTTTGGAACGGCATAACTAGGTCACCATGACGGATTTTACGCTATGTGTTtgatagtcgctatccgggcggatactgATATCTCACTACCAACATTAAACAATCGGCTTCCTTCCCTCGTCCTTTCCCTTCAAGGCCGGGCATCCATAACTCTTGATATTATCAGGTTCTTCCTAATTGTGTTCGATGTCAATCCGAATTCTAGAAAAAGACAAATATTATTGTCCGCACATTCTCTTTGTCTTTTATCTCACTTGAGAATTACGGAACAGCCAATTAGAAAAGGAGAGTGCGTTCTATGTCTATTAAAAATCTATGgtcctgaaaaaatatttcgtactAATTCACCactaaaactttaattaattactacatttattaatacacatTACTTTTTACTTGCACGAGTGTGATGTTGCGTTTTATGTACAATGTTCTCCCACACTAGGTTTAAAACAGACATTTTAGATGCCAAATACAACAAAAGCAACTGTAGTTAGTATATTATTTCTTCCAACCAACGCTAGTAACGTAATTCACGTTTCGCGCATAATTCACCGGCACAAAGCCGAAGACATGCGCTTTATTGCAAATTAACGTcacaaaatatttctgtatgTACGGAGAGATTTATAACCTCAAACGCGGTTCTGGCACCGATCCGTAGATTTATCTAACATCCTGCcatatataatagtaattgagAAATACATTGTGATATTTCAGACGGAGCTGTATTGGACATCGTTAGCCGAGCGGGCGCCGACCGGCATAGGTGGCGCCACCGGCCAGGCCGCCTGGCGCGCCTGGAGGACTAAGGCGCTGGCTAGCCAGCTACCGAAGCAGGATCTCTCACTGGCTCACTGCAGACACGTTGATGATGGTCACCGCAAACAGTATGAAGATTTTGTTGCGGCACGGAACGAAATTGCACTTGATATTGGTAAGAATTGTTAACAACGCCATCTGTTAGAGAGCAAAActaaaaatgtgtataattaataattcgttTATCTTTGTTTCAGGCCTGGCTAGTCAGCATCACGGTTCTTCAGTGGAGTGCATGGGATGCAATAAACCGATTCGTAGTGGAAACATAACCATTCAAGCTCCAAGGATAGGCGAAGATGTAAGTAAAATCTGTTACTAGTGCCATctattttttaagaaatgtaacaaagatgatataatatttagttccGCTATTCGATGATAGATGTCAGGCAAAACCCAATTGTATAGAAATGGATTTAAAAAAGCAAAAGTCGCAGAGTATAAGATAGTCAATCTTCTTTAACACATGTCTTAATACACATGAAAGCAAAAATTGCATGCTCGCATTTCGCTTTatgcgattttttatttaatatgccGTCTCTCTGTTACATAGGCAGCACTACTACTCCTGGGCAATTTGTGTTTCTGGCCTATTTACATTATATCTTAAAAGAGATTCTGACATCTAGCATCCGACCGTTGTAGTTTAAATGTTAAAGCATTATCATTGTCCCAACTTGAAGAGAATAGATACCATTATGCGTGTGCGATGGctcaaaaaagtttttttgcCACCCTCTTGTGTTTGTGAGCCAAAAGCTCGTACTTGTAGATATCGTCAGCCGTTGTGGTTGTCGCAGGCGCTGTTCCACCCCGTGCGTGCTTCGTGTGCGCGGAGTGCGAGGAGCTGCTGGTGGAGCTCGCGTACTGCGCTGGACGGGCGGCTGTACTGCGTGCGCCACTACTCCGAGCGACTCGCCGCGCTGCCACGCCTGCGATGAGGTACCCGAGTCATGTCATTTGAGGTTAGCTACAGTCTGCGTctggccccccacgagatggaccgacgatctggtgagggtctgggtccgatggatgagggcggcccagaaccggtccctgtggcgctcaatggggaggcctatgaccagcagtggacgattcccggctgcaATGATGACAGtctgcaaaaataaaacatattcaacTTTACATCGCCTATAGACGTTAAGTTTAATAAGATTttgtctaaattaaaataaaatctttgtcgGTATTTTAACCAAGAAAATAAGTAaggaaacaaattttaataacgatttcaggtttgaatttgtttagcatTTGGAACTAACTGCACATTTGCGTTTGTTCACTAGTGTTTTTACACAGGTGGAGTTcggataaaatattacaaaaaatgtgttttcagGGGATAATATACCTGATTAATTCCGAAACTATCAACaaaaaattcattcaaatttattttaccgATATTATTAGcctgcatatatattttttaaactaattggTATTTCCCACGAATTATGATgctattaagatattttaaaatagatttcagctctttaaatattatattaactaagtAATTCTAAAATGAATTATTGCCTATATTGTTTTACGGTGAGCAATAAAACCATCGATTCTTGGACAAAATATTCATCTCTATTCTAAGATCGGTCACCTTGTTCAAAATCTATATCCAATAGTTACTCTTAGGGTTGCCCCATTTCTAATTTGAATTGTCACTTTTATTCGAATTTTTGCGGTAGATCTCAGATTAAGTATGCCGCGCGATGCTTACCTTTCTTAatcgttaatttttaaaaataaatagataatatataatatttataacgaaAATTCCTAAGTATATTATCTTAATTGATGAATATTGCGTATGTAAGGTGGTTATTGCGGATATTTCACATGCTTTAAAATGTCCTATActtgtaacaaaatttaaaatacttaatgaatCCGTAATTCacgcaataaattataatacacacaaaattataaaagcgAACGTAATTTATGTCCTACcaattacataattaaacatGTCAACATCCACGAATCGAATCAGCAAACTCCTGGTTTATTTAACATTCACCATAAACGCTGCCGTGGAAATCTCTTGGAATCTATATTAAGCCCCATCACCTTGGTCACAATCTATAAATTGtacagtaattaattataaaatattcagttgACACAGTTAAGGTATTTTGGTGGTATTGGAACGATACCAATATGTTTTCGAGGCGAGTGTGAAACAATATTGTGATGTTGATAGGATTCATAAAAACTTGGTGTTCAGAATTAAACTTTACAAGGTTTTCATGTTCCACCCGCGTAAATGGTTTAATtcaatcattaataaaataatatactgacTTATTTTGACCAGTGGTCGCCTGTACTGGGAGGTTCAGGCTCAaacccaccacgctggcctagtatgggttagcagacttcatataccttcgatttttttttggtagatTTTGTTTATCTGTCTATTAAAGTTGATATATTTCTTTCTGACTATATTTCATACACTCAAAACAAGGAATCGCATGTCTGTAGGGCTGTGTTTCGACAGTCTCCCCTgtgtgttaaattattaatatgttatatgaCGTTACAGATTAGTTGCTTTCTTGGAATATTTGATAACTTTATTAGATGGTATGAAAAGTATCACAGAGCTTAAAAAATTACTGTGTAGAGAATAGATTTTCATTGATAAAACAAGTATTCATGAGCAACGTTTGGCTTAGcgcaaaacaaaattaatagatGTTCCTTTtcaaaaatgcaaaatacacaCAAGTAACGCCATCTATCGTTATAAAACTGAACTGTATGTATAATTACCGTtgcagattaaaaataaaacagtctgTGTCAGTTGTCTATTCTTAACCGTCAGATTGATGAGTCGTCGTGTTGACATTTCGATTCCAGACTAGGTCTAATGGCTTATTGCAATgtatttaaagataattatgCAACTCATTAgaaacgtttatttttataacgaactgattaaaattaacttattacACATAAGGATTAGAAATATCTTTAAGCTTGAATTTTCTAAGTAGGAATACTATTTATACTTAAAAGTAATCTGAATGTTCTgttatcatatatatttttaaaatttaatgaataataataaattaagtttattaaatgaCACATTTTCTCAATTTCGAagcgcaattatttttttcctttctaTTCCGTTACTAATTTAATCGAAACAGTTTCTAATATGTGGGTGTCCTACGAATGCAATCCAAGCACAATCGAGCTGTTCCATAAACAAAACTGACTAGCTCTTCAAATAGTTTAGATTCCCGAAGGTGTTCAAGCACTACGAGTTGGTAACGAACGAAACGTATTCCGTAACCGACGTTTCAATGATACGTTGATGACTCACGTCAGTATTTGCGTATGGTAGTAGTAGTGTACTTCAAATCATCGGGCTATATCCAGAGGCCTTTGCAAACAAGGTTAATGCGAGGGATTATTTGTTTTGGTATTCATTCCTCGAATTTAGTTGTACTTTTTGAGTCTTTCTTTTAAATTTCCCTCTCTGCTATGGCAGGGCTTAATGAACgattaaataaacaagatatttcgGTAGACAGCCGCTTTAGTGGCGGTCGGGCGTTGTTGATAGTGACCAACCACCTCTATAAGAGCCGTAAGCTAACCTGCTTTCGGTGGTAGAAAAAATCAGGAAGTATGTGACGTATGTTATTAGTATAATCTCGAAGCTATTTCGACCAATCTTTCAAGTTGAAAGCGTTAATGTTGATATTTAGCTCAAGCCCGTTTGGCGTAACTTAGGTCAGGAATCTGCAttgatttaatgtttatttaagatGATATAAAAAACTCTTActaagaaacatattttttataaaatctaattagtgTTACTGGTTGGCATTTGAttctatctttaaaattatcaggCGTACAAAAGAAAATGAGGAAATACTGCTTATTTAGTGAACACAATTGATGTGATTTTTGGTAAGAATAGATTGATGATAGATGTATTTTCCTTATGTTTTGCCACATTGTAAAAATTATCTTTGTCCGAACGGCGTAGAATACATTTCATCGTGTCATCTTGAGacatagaaattataaaaatattttatatataataaaaaacatctttagtccggagatattttataaatatctaaattcaaagttttaaaaaCCAAGAATAAACTCGGCCGAGGTTACATTTCTCAGAAGCTTCGGGAATCTTCTGTGCCCTACACAGACACACAAACCTACACGAATTCCCACCTTGCTGATACTATAATCGCCATTTATAATGCGTTGATAATTTTAGAACTGATATTGTGGTACATTGGAACGCGGTTGGGCTGGCATCCTATGTTGGGACACGATGTTGCGCGATGAGTGATCAACATTTTTAACGTATTTTTCTTATGAGGAGAGCCGCGAACGACAACTAAAGGTCGCCTTTTGTCACTAAGGTTTCTTCTGTTCAGTGTCGCATAGTATTAGAAAGATAGGTACTAGAACGCCTCAAGCAGGGCTTTTGTATGCGATATTtccatcagttgcgcctctgcctacccctttcaGGATAAAATGCGCGAGTGTGTATATGCTACTTTTACTTACAACTGTGCCCGAGCAGGCGACAGTCTTCActtcgtattttttttccatcTACCATTACCTCGCTTTAATATGAGTCATACTTTTCAAGAACGTTGCAGAATGCATTTTTTTCACGGTGTATACCTGACGTCACTTTCTTTGAAAGAATGGGTGACcgttacatttaaaaaggaACGCATTTAATTTCTATCGGATTTTGATTTTCGTATTCAGCTTAGTCTCATGAATGATGGGTATAATAATGTCTCGCATCTGTTCGTACTCACTCGCCCGTGCTCCCCGTGATTGCAGTTGGCACTACACGTAGCGCTGGTTTAATTGACCACCGCATGATATACTtagataaacaaataataaattgtaattatgcATTGTCGTATATCGTTAGTTTATGAAAGAGAAATGTGTTCGAAACGAAAAAGTTTACAGACAGATTCCTTGATAAATGTAATTTCTAAGcgatcatttaaaatattttcttgcaattttgtaaaattgtaaatgcATCGTATATCTGGTAAcccgaaaatattaatatgatataataatctACTTAATTGTAATTGCTGTCGTTGAACACTTGATGGGACTAACCTATTGATTGATTGCTCTGTATTCGAAACAAAATTTGCGATCACGTTGCAATTTTCCTTTTTAGTTTACAATTATCATGACATCTTTGTCTTTCACAATTAATTCCTTTAATAACGCTAAAATTAAGGTTGCACTACTGTCTTTTATATATAGGTAGAGGATCAGTAGAGAGTAGAGGGCCAGTTCGATATTGCATTACTTAATGTAACCATATATTCATCTCCTTAAATATAACACTATACAATAAGTACTCGAACCGgtgatgtaaaataataatatgcatgtttcaaacaaaattaatatcaatatttatttattttactttagacatcctaatgccactattattatttaagagaATTGGTCATAGCGGCATCATCATACTTTCAGAGAGAAATACAATCACGTATATGCCATATTCGCAAATAcgcacaaaataataaaaaaatctgaaaagtaaAAGGTTTTTGGGtgtaaatattcgttttttatggatgatttttggcacggTTACCAGAGGTGTAGACaagtatgtgttttcatttattactgCCATGTCAAAATATACCTG
It contains:
- the LOC119191369 gene encoding protein prickle-like, producing KRKSCGCDRLKHSVYHEELCSVRERLGLRDSRVNHHSYDSPPGLTAKQTELYWTSLAERAPTGIGGATGQAAWRAWRTKALASQLPKQDLSLAHCRHVDDGHRKQYEDFVAARNEIALDIGLASQHHGSSVECMGCNKPIRSGNITIQAPRIGEDALFHPVRASCARSARSCWWSSRTALDGRLYCVRHYSERLAALPRLR